One genomic region from Aliarcobacter cryaerophilus ATCC 43158 encodes:
- a CDS encoding site-specific integrase encodes MKIDYIKVVHPTIKDRKISLIFIDNKLDLVSAKFLMYEARHGGRNGFIPGRESHKLRANRIGELYRHLHALGKCWRTATEIDIKKIRNAMLCWNSNNIESLENYDYEPISNDSMNAKLSYWFKFYMYMKKVGEFHELKMSIIKVRKKNYSSGLLAHLNYRENQDNKFIDVWLLKVKPSPIQFSYHAISKLEYIHLEERLKSIDIVYALIAYLMVETGLRAAAALEVKEVDFKNLFKYLNSGKKKDDVIKLEYISKGGNLDFCDIPLRAIERIQKEYLSREFVKRRKLYTDRCFRLGKKYNEKNIWFTDKGKEVNYTDLRLAFKKASEEMGRYKNKITAHWMRHTFATWTLIDYSDKNNIPLNSTGVSIDIRLKNILMRKLGHASESSTMKYIITAIELLNTGTHNGTIIPLKSFLESKIVQNITREKAIEEFDEEFDEELFDVVKYAISKGIVVDDSYV; translated from the coding sequence ATGAAAATTGATTATATAAAAGTTGTGCATCCTACAATCAAAGATAGAAAGATTAGCCTTATTTTTATAGATAATAAATTAGATTTAGTTTCTGCAAAATTTTTAATGTATGAAGCCAGACATGGAGGGAGAAATGGTTTTATTCCAGGTAGAGAATCTCATAAATTAAGGGCTAATAGAATAGGAGAATTATATAGACATCTTCATGCTTTGGGAAAATGTTGGAGAACAGCAACCGAAATAGATATAAAAAAAATACGAAATGCAATGCTATGTTGGAATTCAAATAATATTGAATCTTTAGAAAATTATGACTATGAACCAATTTCTAATGATTCAATGAATGCAAAACTTAGTTATTGGTTTAAATTTTATATGTATATGAAAAAAGTGGGAGAATTTCATGAATTAAAAATGTCCATAATAAAAGTTAGAAAGAAGAATTATAGCTCAGGATTATTAGCCCACTTAAATTATAGAGAAAATCAAGATAATAAATTTATTGATGTATGGTTGTTAAAAGTTAAACCTAGTCCAATACAATTTTCATATCATGCAATTAGTAAATTAGAATATATTCATTTAGAAGAAAGATTAAAATCTATAGATATAGTTTATGCACTTATTGCTTATTTAATGGTTGAAACAGGATTACGAGCGGCAGCGGCATTAGAAGTTAAAGAAGTAGATTTTAAAAATTTATTTAAATATCTAAATAGTGGGAAAAAAAAAGATGATGTAATTAAATTAGAGTATATTTCAAAAGGTGGGAATTTGGATTTTTGCGATATACCATTAAGAGCTATAGAAAGAATCCAAAAAGAATATTTGTCTAGAGAATTTGTAAAAAGAAGAAAATTATATACAGATAGATGTTTTAGATTAGGTAAAAAATATAATGAAAAAAATATTTGGTTTACAGATAAAGGAAAAGAAGTAAATTATACAGATTTAAGATTAGCCTTTAAAAAAGCATCTGAAGAAATGGGCAGATATAAAAATAAAATTACAGCACATTGGATGAGACATACATTTGCAACATGGACACTAATAGATTATTCTGATAAAAATAATATACCATTGAATAGTACAGGTGTTTCTATAGATATAAGATTAAAAAATATTTTAATGAGAAAACTTGGTCATGCTTCCGAAAGTTCAACAATGAAATATATAATAACAGCAATTGAATTATTAAATACAGGAACTCATAATGGAACAATAATTCCATTAAAAAGTTTTTTAGAATCTAAAATAGTACAAAATATCACGAGAGAAAAAGCAATAGAAGAATTTGATGAAGAATTTGATGAAGAATTATTTGATGTAGTTAAATATGCAATATCTAAAGGAATAGTAGTTGATGATAGTTATGTGTAA
- a CDS encoding GspE/PulE family protein, which yields MPTIEAESIVLRVLDNKNIDKRLDDLGLSQNIYEDLKDILKITQGLILISGPTGSGKTTTLYSILKELNSDEKKIITVEDPIEYKIDSINQVPINNKVGLSFELVLKNILRQDPDIIFIGEIRDKFSLDIALQASLTGHLVLASIHSSSSVETITRLIDLKADPFLISTTLKAVMAQRLVLAHCKSCENGCKECNFTKFYDRTSIAEILKIDEQISSLIFNKASYNELKEYLKDINFKTMLDDGKQKVKEGLTTLEEVYKVVNYQ from the coding sequence TTGCCAACAATTGAAGCAGAATCAATTGTTTTGCGAGTTTTAGATAATAAAAATATAGATAAAAGGTTGGATGATTTAGGTCTTAGTCAAAATATTTATGAAGATTTAAAAGATATACTAAAAATCACTCAAGGTTTGATTTTGATTAGTGGACCAACAGGAAGTGGAAAAACTACAACTCTTTATTCAATTTTAAAAGAGCTAAATAGTGATGAGAAAAAAATAATAACAGTTGAAGATCCTATTGAATACAAAATCGATAGCATAAACCAAGTTCCAATAAATAATAAAGTAGGGCTTAGTTTTGAGTTGGTTTTAAAAAATATTTTAAGACAAGATCCAGATATTATTTTTATTGGTGAAATAAGAGATAAGTTTTCACTTGATATTGCTCTTCAAGCATCATTAACAGGACATTTAGTACTTGCAAGTATTCATTCATCAAGTTCTGTTGAAACTATTACAAGATTGATAGATTTAAAAGCTGACCCATTTTTAATCTCAACAACTCTTAAAGCAGTTATGGCCCAAAGATTGGTTTTGGCTCACTGTAAGAGTTGTGAAAATGGTTGCAAAGAGTGTAATTTTACAAAATTTTATGATAGAACTTCTATTGCTGAAATTTTAAAAATTGATGAGCAGATATCCTCTTTGATATTCAACAAAGCTAGCTATAATGAATTAAAAGAGTATTTAAAAGATATAAATTTCAAAACAATGTTAGATGATGGAAAACAAAAAGTTAAAGAAGGTTTAACGACTTTAGAAGAGGTTTATAAAGTGGTAAATTACCAATGA
- a CDS encoding type II secretion system F family protein: MKKYRVKYQENGKIKVDIVDNDKLLMIKKSKNILEIKEINKIFNILKKEIRIDNKRLGQLFYELNLMLKSNINISDALEILIKNRKDKKIVEFLKTINYAFSNSKPIKEELQRFKIDHIVKSFLQISQNSANLDLNIEAISILLNETKDIKKSFYKAISYPVFLLISFLISIFIIFLFVVPNFKTIFAQSQNNLPFATKILLATEDFFLNNTIFMIIIPILFMFFIWIFYKMSKSFSFFADKFLFKTLPISSKIYQNFEFYKLFLMIDIMQKSKYEFHKAFESSRLLVKNKYLLDKIHTIDNLLQNGKTISYSFKYVDIFDDIVLNLLNTGEVSNSLELTIYEVKKIYKNRFDDSVNFIILLIQPIFLLLMASLTLFIVIAIFTPIWEMGSLIR, from the coding sequence ATGAAAAAATATAGGGTAAAATATCAAGAAAATGGTAAAATCAAAGTAGATATTGTCGATAATGATAAACTTTTAATGATTAAAAAATCCAAAAATATTTTAGAAATTAAAGAGATAAATAAAATATTTAATATATTAAAAAAAGAGATTAGAATTGATAATAAGAGACTAGGGCAACTATTTTATGAATTAAATTTGATGCTAAAATCAAATATAAATATAAGTGATGCTTTGGAAATTTTAATAAAAAATAGAAAAGATAAAAAAATTGTAGAGTTTTTAAAAACTATAAACTATGCATTTTCAAACTCTAAACCAATAAAAGAGGAGTTACAAAGGTTTAAAATAGATCATATAGTTAAGTCATTTTTACAGATTTCTCAAAATAGTGCGAATCTAGATTTGAATATAGAGGCAATTTCTATACTTTTGAATGAAACAAAAGATATAAAAAAGAGTTTTTACAAAGCTATTTCGTACCCAGTATTTTTACTAATTAGTTTTTTAATATCAATTTTTATAATATTTTTGTTTGTTGTTCCAAATTTTAAAACAATATTTGCACAATCCCAAAATAATCTTCCATTTGCCACAAAAATTTTATTAGCTACGGAAGATTTCTTTTTAAACAATACTATTTTTATGATTATTATTCCTATTTTATTTATGTTTTTTATTTGGATTTTCTATAAAATGAGTAAGAGTTTTAGTTTTTTTGCAGATAAGTTTTTGTTTAAAACTCTTCCAATAAGTAGTAAAATATACCAAAATTTTGAATTTTATAAACTATTTTTAATGATTGATATAATGCAAAAATCAAAGTATGAATTCCACAAAGCATTTGAAAGTTCAAGGCTTTTAGTAAAAAACAAATATTTGTTGGATAAAATACATACTATTGATAATTTATTACAAAATGGTAAAACAATTAGTTATTCATTTAAATATGTAGATATTTTTGATGATATAGTTTTAAACCTTTTAAATACAGGAGAAGTTTCAAACTCTTTGGAGCTTACAATTTATGAAGTTAAAAAGATATATAAAAATAGATTTGATGATAGTGTAAATTTTATAATTTTATTGATACAGCCTATATTCCTTTTGCTAATGGCTAGCTTAACTCTTTTTATAGTTATTGCTATATTTACACCAATTTGGGAGATGGGAAGTTTGATTAGATAA
- the corA gene encoding magnesium/cobalt transporter CorA encodes MINCYIKKQHRLTVVEGVEYLNDIEDRKSVIWIDMLFPTIEEVKAIEGIFNIEFPTKQESEEIELSSRYWEEDNRIEINSYFLINDSKEPVNETVSFILQDELLISVRYKKLASFDESIRKLLASPREYKTGYSIFSQIIDIRIDADADIIENLGRDIAAIRKQAFNDDVENEDLLEQMSAFENLNMKIRENLTDKQRILNSLLKSQKISDDKSELPIMLKDIRSLIDHTNFNFERLDYLQNIFVGLLSVEQNKVIKIFTIVNVIFLPPTLVASIYGMNFEIMPELSWDYGYLFSVGIMILSAITPLIIFRKKGWI; translated from the coding sequence TTGATTAATTGTTATATAAAAAAACAACACAGATTGACTGTAGTAGAGGGTGTTGAGTATCTAAATGATATTGAAGATAGAAAAAGTGTTATTTGGATTGATATGCTTTTCCCTACGATTGAAGAGGTAAAAGCTATTGAAGGTATTTTTAATATTGAATTTCCTACAAAACAAGAGAGTGAAGAGATTGAGCTAAGTTCTAGATACTGGGAAGAAGATAATAGAATAGAGATAAATAGTTATTTTCTTATAAATGATAGCAAAGAGCCTGTAAATGAGACAGTTTCTTTTATTTTACAAGATGAACTTTTGATATCTGTTCGATATAAAAAACTAGCAAGTTTTGATGAGTCAATAAGAAAACTACTTGCAAGTCCAAGAGAGTATAAAACAGGATATTCTATATTTTCACAAATTATAGATATTAGAATTGATGCAGATGCTGATATTATAGAAAATTTAGGAAGAGATATTGCAGCAATACGAAAACAAGCATTTAATGATGATGTAGAAAATGAAGATTTATTAGAGCAGATGTCAGCATTTGAAAACTTAAATATGAAAATTAGAGAAAATCTTACAGATAAACAGAGGATTTTGAACTCTTTGCTAAAATCGCAAAAAATTTCAGATGATAAAAGTGAACTTCCTATTATGTTAAAGGATATTAGATCATTGATAGATCATACAAATTTTAATTTTGAGAGACTTGATTATTTGCAAAATATTTTTGTAGGACTTTTAAGTGTGGAGCAAAATAAGGTTATAAAAATATTTACTATTGTAAATGTTATTTTCCTTCCTCCTACACTAGTTGCTAGTATTTATGGTATGAACTTTGAGATTATGCCTGAGCTAAGTTGGGATTATGGATATTTATTTTCAGTTGGTATTATGATTTTATCGGCTATTACACCTTTGATAATCTTTAGAAAAAAAGGTTGGATATAA
- the folE gene encoding GTP cyclohydrolase I FolE yields the protein MDKELKFENSIKNILEYIDEDVTREGLLDTPKRVRKAYEFMFSGYKLDPKEIIQKALFTSTNDEMVVVKDIEFYSFCEHHMLPIIGKAHVAYIPNGKVVGLSKIPRVVDVFARRLQIQEQMTEQICDALNEHLKPKGVAVIVDARHMCMEMRGVQKICSTTITSSLRGLFKSDKKTKDEFLSIVSASFQK from the coding sequence ATGGATAAAGAGTTAAAGTTTGAAAATTCAATAAAGAATATTTTAGAATATATTGATGAAGATGTTACAAGAGAAGGACTTTTGGATACTCCAAAAAGAGTTAGAAAAGCTTATGAATTTATGTTTAGTGGATATAAGCTTGACCCAAAAGAGATTATTCAAAAGGCACTTTTTACATCTACTAATGATGAGATGGTTGTTGTTAAAGATATTGAGTTTTACTCATTTTGTGAACATCATATGTTGCCTATTATTGGTAAAGCACATGTTGCTTATATTCCAAATGGGAAAGTTGTTGGTCTTTCAAAAATTCCTAGAGTTGTAGATGTTTTTGCACGAAGATTGCAAATTCAAGAACAAATGACTGAGCAAATATGTGATGCATTAAATGAGCATTTAAAGCCTAAAGGTGTTGCAGTTATTGTTGATGCAAGACATATGTGTATGGAAATGCGTGGAGTTCAAAAAATATGCTCTACAACTATAACATCTTCTTTACGAGGGCTTTTTAAAAGTGATAAAAAAACAAAAGATGAGTTTTTGAGTATAGTTTCAGCTTCTTTTCAAAAGTAG
- a CDS encoding ABC transporter ATP-binding protein, whose protein sequence is MKKIVEIKNLKKIFCKGNICVANSLNLDLIEGEIFTILGTSGSGKTTFLRMLAGLEKPDSGEIKIDGNIVFSKDVDIEPNKREVAIVFQNYALLPHLNVASNITFGSSASKDKLQEILEKTKLKGHENKYPHELSGGQQQRVALARAIINKPKILLLDEPLSNIDTELRNILRLELKEMIREFNITALFITHDKEDAFFLSDRIAIMHGGDILQVGTCKELYNNPANLYCANFLGKISQISEKSYIRPENIKICQNGKTEAVIKDIIFYGSFYEVSVVVNNKDLLVYSFDDSLKIGQNVKLHFEDKVLKF, encoded by the coding sequence ATGAAAAAAATAGTTGAAATAAAAAATTTAAAAAAAATATTTTGTAAAGGTAATATTTGTGTTGCAAATAGTTTAAATCTTGATTTAATAGAAGGCGAAATTTTTACAATTTTAGGTACTAGCGGAAGTGGAAAAACTACTTTCTTAAGGATGTTAGCAGGTTTAGAAAAACCTGATTCTGGTGAAATCAAAATAGATGGAAATATAGTCTTTTCAAAAGATGTAGATATTGAACCAAACAAAAGAGAAGTAGCTATTGTATTTCAAAACTATGCTCTTCTTCCTCACTTAAATGTTGCTTCAAATATAACTTTTGGAAGTAGTGCTAGCAAAGATAAATTACAAGAGATTTTAGAAAAAACAAAGCTAAAAGGGCATGAAAACAAGTATCCACACGAACTAAGTGGAGGTCAGCAACAAAGAGTTGCTCTTGCACGCGCAATTATAAATAAACCAAAAATATTACTACTTGATGAGCCTTTAAGTAACATAGATACGGAACTTAGAAATATTTTAAGACTTGAACTAAAAGAGATGATAAGAGAGTTCAATATAACTGCACTTTTTATCACACATGACAAAGAGGATGCTTTTTTCTTATCTGATAGAATTGCTATTATGCATGGTGGAGATATTTTGCAAGTTGGTACTTGTAAAGAGCTTTATAATAATCCAGCAAATTTATACTGTGCAAATTTTTTGGGAAAAATCTCACAAATATCTGAAAAATCTTATATAAGACCTGAAAACATAAAAATCTGCCAAAATGGTAAAACTGAAGCTGTGATAAAAGATATTATCTTTTATGGTAGTTTTTATGAAGTTAGTGTTGTTGTAAATAACAAAGATTTACTTGTTTATAGTTTTGATGATAGCCTAAAGATTGGACAAAATGTAAAATTACATTTTGAAGATAAGGTTTTAAAATTTTAA
- a CDS encoding ABC transporter permease, which yields MLEYSLNTLYLIIGTAIFVVIIGVITSYLTSRFEYFGVKFFSICFILPLAYPAYIFGYTYVGFFEFRGLLSQLLNDTSIKLDILNMSGAIFIFAIAMFPYVFILARVSFGMVSKTVVELISLHKLSPIKAFFIVFLPLSYPAIFAGTILAIMETLSDYGTVLYFGIETFSVGIFKSWFGYNDLGGAINIAIVLLVFVFFILLVEHNIRKKFRFSSSTNSSERALKIKLKGKYNLFAFLISFIISLFTLFIPTAVLLYWTFLDINTLDFTAFEYLFNTLKLNIVSSTFIISLAFFVVYYLRFFPTKISSFTHKISMLGYSIPGAVVAVGLLLIANYLDRGLGFMFFSGSFIILIFAYTTRYFAASIGSVENGFSKINSSLDDTSKIFCKNEKESIFKIYLPILKPYLLSGFLILYIDIAKELPATLILRPFNFDTLAVRIYELASNEMLYKTGFPSLILVLTTASAVLLLNFKTKRKKK from the coding sequence TTGTTAGAATATTCATTAAATACATTGTATTTAATAATAGGTACTGCAATATTTGTAGTAATAATTGGTGTAATAACTTCTTACTTAACTTCTAGATTTGAGTACTTTGGAGTTAAGTTTTTCTCTATTTGCTTTATCCTTCCTTTGGCATATCCTGCATATATTTTTGGTTATACTTATGTTGGATTTTTTGAATTTCGTGGGCTTTTATCACAACTTTTGAATGACACATCTATTAAACTTGATATCTTAAATATGAGTGGAGCTATTTTTATCTTTGCTATTGCAATGTTTCCATATGTTTTTATACTAGCTCGTGTATCTTTTGGAATGGTATCAAAAACAGTTGTAGAGTTAATCTCTTTGCATAAACTAAGCCCTATAAAAGCCTTTTTTATTGTTTTTCTTCCTTTATCATATCCAGCAATTTTTGCAGGAACAATTTTAGCTATTATGGAAACTTTAAGTGATTATGGAACTGTTTTATACTTTGGAATTGAAACTTTTAGTGTTGGAATTTTTAAATCTTGGTTTGGTTACAACGATTTAGGTGGAGCTATAAATATTGCAATAGTTTTACTTGTTTTTGTATTTTTTATTCTTTTAGTAGAACATAATATTAGAAAAAAATTTAGATTTTCAAGCTCAACAAACAGTAGCGAAAGAGCATTAAAAATAAAATTAAAAGGAAAATATAATCTTTTTGCATTTCTAATATCTTTTATAATTTCTCTTTTTACACTTTTTATTCCTACTGCTGTTTTACTTTATTGGACTTTTTTGGATATAAATACCCTTGATTTTACAGCATTTGAATATCTATTTAATACTTTAAAATTAAATATAGTCTCTAGTACTTTTATAATATCTTTGGCTTTTTTTGTTGTATATTATTTAAGATTTTTCCCTACAAAAATATCAAGTTTTACTCACAAAATATCAATGCTAGGATACTCTATTCCTGGGGCTGTTGTTGCTGTTGGACTACTTTTAATAGCAAATTATTTAGACCGTGGATTAGGTTTTATGTTTTTTAGTGGTTCATTTATAATATTAATTTTTGCATACACTACAAGATATTTTGCAGCAAGTATTGGTAGCGTTGAAAATGGTTTTAGCAAAATAAATAGCTCGTTAGATGATACAAGCAAGATATTTTGTAAAAATGAAAAAGAGTCTATTTTTAAAATATATCTTCCTATTTTAAAACCTTATTTGCTTAGTGGTTTTTTAATTTTATATATTGATATTGCAAAAGAACTTCCAGCAACTTTAATTTTAAGACCATTTAACTTTGATACATTAGCAGTAAGAATTTATGAACTAGCAAGTAATGAGATGCTTTATAAAACTGGTTTTCCATCACTTATTTTGGTCCTTACAACTGCTAGTGCCGTATTGCTTTTAAATTTCAAAACAAAAAGAAAGAAAAAATGA
- a CDS encoding Fe(3+) ABC transporter substrate-binding protein, with protein MIKKSLLCSLFFANILFASGEVNVYSQRHYDSDKALFKKFEEKTGVKVNLITAKAEELVSRLSIEGANSPSDILITADIGNLYEAKERDLLQGVSSKILEENIPAHLRDENGNWFAITKRARLFVYNPKTINPAHLDDYFSLTKPEFKGKVITRSSTNAYNKSLLASIIAHHGEEKSLKFVKGLVNNFARAPKGADKDQIRAVASGEADIAIVNSYYLGVMANSGDKVDEEIAKEVKVFFPAQKTTGAHINISGAAVTKFAPNKENAIKLIEFLTSEEAQGKLAEGNYEYPVNPKVKPAGIVASWGEFKEDTIPLNEVGKQTRKAVEIATKGNWR; from the coding sequence ATGATTAAAAAATCGCTACTTTGTTCGCTATTTTTTGCAAATATTTTATTTGCAAGTGGTGAAGTAAATGTATATTCACAAAGACACTACGACTCTGATAAAGCTTTGTTCAAAAAATTTGAAGAGAAAACTGGTGTTAAAGTAAACCTTATAACTGCAAAAGCTGAAGAACTTGTTTCAAGATTATCGATCGAAGGTGCTAATAGCCCATCAGATATTCTTATAACTGCTGATATAGGAAATTTATATGAAGCAAAAGAGAGAGATTTACTTCAAGGGGTTAGCTCAAAAATTTTAGAAGAGAATATTCCAGCTCACTTAAGAGATGAAAATGGAAATTGGTTTGCTATTACAAAAAGAGCTAGACTTTTCGTTTATAATCCAAAAACTATAAACCCTGCACACTTAGATGACTATTTTTCACTTACAAAACCTGAATTTAAAGGAAAAGTAATAACTAGAAGTTCAACAAATGCTTACAACAAGTCACTTCTTGCTTCTATTATTGCACATCATGGTGAAGAAAAATCATTAAAATTTGTAAAAGGTTTAGTAAATAACTTTGCAAGAGCTCCAAAAGGTGCCGATAAAGATCAAATAAGAGCAGTAGCTTCAGGTGAAGCTGATATTGCTATTGTAAACTCTTATTATTTAGGAGTTATGGCAAATAGTGGAGATAAAGTTGATGAAGAAATAGCAAAAGAGGTAAAAGTATTTTTTCCTGCACAAAAAACAACAGGTGCTCATATAAATATTTCAGGTGCTGCTGTTACAAAATTTGCTCCAAACAAAGAGAATGCAATAAAACTAATTGAGTTTTTAACAAGCGAGGAAGCACAAGGTAAGTTAGCAGAAGGAAATTATGAATATCCTGTTAATCCAAAAGTTAAACCAGCTGGAATTGTTGCTTCTTGGGGAGAGTTCAAAGAAGATACAATACCGTTAAATGAAGTTGGAAAACAGACAAGAAAAGCTGTTGAAATAGCAACTAAAGGAAATTGGAGATAA
- a CDS encoding anthranilate synthase component II, with protein MILMIDNYDSFTYNIVQYCLELGADLKVIRNDELSLDEIIALNPSKIIISPGPATPNEAGICLEVIEYFSGKKPIFGICLGHQAIAQVFGAKVVRAKNMMHGKTSKIEVLEDTKIFENLPKEFTQTRYHSLIVEKENLPKEIIVTSKSMDDGEIMSLEIKGKNIYGVQFHPESIMSEHGHKIIDNFLKI; from the coding sequence ATGATTTTAATGATTGATAACTATGATAGTTTTACATACAATATTGTTCAATATTGTCTAGAATTAGGAGCGGATTTAAAAGTTATAAGAAATGATGAGTTAAGTTTAGATGAAATTATTGCATTAAATCCTAGTAAAATTATAATTTCACCAGGACCTGCTACTCCAAATGAAGCTGGAATTTGTTTAGAAGTCATAGAGTATTTTTCAGGAAAAAAACCAATATTTGGGATTTGCTTAGGACATCAAGCAATAGCTCAGGTTTTTGGAGCAAAAGTTGTGAGAGCAAAAAATATGATGCATGGTAAAACATCAAAAATAGAAGTTTTAGAAGATACAAAAATTTTTGAAAATTTACCAAAAGAGTTTACACAAACAAGATATCACTCTTTGATTGTTGAAAAAGAGAATTTGCCAAAAGAGATTATTGTAACTTCAAAAAGTATGGATGATGGTGAAATTATGTCTTTAGAGATAAAGGGTAAAAATATTTATGGAGTTCAGTTTCATCCTGAATCAATTATGAGTGAACATGGACACAAAATTATAGATAATTTTTTAAAGATATAA
- a CDS encoding ArnT family glycosyltransferase, which produces MLIKNKYTIYFYLILFFIVSLLLTTANYSLSISYKEALNLYYNSSILSIITNSFTYVFGHNDLALRTPFIVFYTLSVILMFLITKDYFKYEKDRFISVLIFMSLPGVLSASLLVNTAIIVTFFTLLYIYFYQKHKKHLYYLLPFLLLIDNSFAILFLALFLFSLKAKDRKLLYISSILFVISLLIYGISTDGKPRGFLIDTVGIYAAIFSPILFLYFLYVIYRLIIIKQTDLTTYISATALILSILVSFRQKIYIEDFAPYVVIAIPSMMKMFLHSYRVRLKEFRTNYNIVAILIVLMLGINVVFTFVNKPLYLIIQNPQKHFVYQYHLAKELANELKTREINNIVLDDKDLLLRLKFYEIQEGNDYYLSTKEYYNYDDKISIYYYEKELFTIYIKKLI; this is translated from the coding sequence ATGCTTATAAAAAACAAATATACAATCTATTTTTATTTAATTTTATTTTTTATTGTATCTTTGTTACTTACAACAGCAAATTACTCTTTAAGTATCTCATATAAAGAGGCTTTGAATTTATATTATAATAGTTCAATTTTATCTATTATAACAAACTCTTTTACATATGTTTTTGGACACAATGATTTAGCTTTGAGAACTCCTTTTATTGTTTTCTATACTTTAAGTGTTATTTTAATGTTTTTGATTACAAAAGATTATTTCAAATATGAAAAAGATAGATTTATCTCTGTTTTGATTTTTATGTCTCTTCCTGGAGTTTTGAGTGCTTCATTACTTGTAAATACAGCTATAATTGTTACTTTTTTCACTCTTTTATATATCTATTTTTATCAAAAACATAAAAAGCATTTATACTATTTATTACCATTTTTACTACTAATTGATAACTCTTTTGCAATACTATTCTTAGCGCTATTTTTATTTTCATTAAAAGCGAAAGATAGAAAATTATTGTATATATCTTCAATTTTATTTGTAATTTCACTTCTTATTTATGGTATATCAACAGATGGAAAACCTAGAGGTTTCTTAATAGATACAGTGGGAATTTATGCAGCTATATTCTCCCCAATACTATTTTTATATTTTTTGTATGTTATTTATAGATTAATAATAATCAAACAAACTGATTTGACGACTTATATTTCAGCAACTGCACTTATACTATCAATTTTAGTATCTTTTAGACAAAAAATATATATAGAAGATTTTGCTCCTTATGTTGTTATTGCTATACCATCTATGATGAAAATGTTTTTGCACTCATATAGAGTAAGATTAAAAGAGTTTAGAACAAATTACAATATTGTTGCAATTTTAATAGTATTAATGTTGGGCATAAATGTTGTTTTTACATTTGTAAACAAACCTCTTTATTTAATAATTCAAAATCCTCAAAAACACTTTGTTTATCAATATCACCTTGCTAAAGAGTTAGCAAATGAGCTTAAAACTCGAGAAATAAATAATATAGTCTTAGATGATAAAGATTTGTTATTAAGACTAAAATTTTATGAAATTCAAGAAGGAAATGATTACTATTTATCAACGAAAGAGTACTATAACTATGATGATAAAATATCTATATACTATTATGAAAAAGAGTTATTTACAATTTATATAAAAAAACTAATATGA